Within the Nitrospira sp. genome, the region GCACTCCATCGCGCAATGCTGCTGGCTGAATTCAGTCGGCGCATGAAGAAAGAACCTCAGCGGAACCGCTCCGCCACCCCGAAAGCCTCACGCCGGCGAGTCGCCGTCGCTGAACCGCCGCCCACGACAGGAGGCATGGCGAGTTGGAATCAGCGCGTCGTGTTCTAACCCAAATTCCGATATGACGAGGATTGCCCCCCACCTCACACAGCGGGCATTGAGATGTCGAATCCGACGAATGACGACTGCGTTGATCGGCACACCTGATGGTCGACCAACCCAGCCCCACCACTACAAACGGAGTCTCCTGCCTGTCTCCGTCGTTCAGCGCGTCGCGCGCGCATCACGACGCCACTCCCAAGGCGGCACGGGTGCGCGCTCACCCCACAGCCCTTTCTTCGACTGGCGCGCCTGCTCTTCTAACGTCTTGAGCTCGATATCCTTGGGGGCATACTTCCGATACCACCAGCACCAGCCGTCTTTGACCAGTTCGTGATTGACGTTGGTGCCATCGGGAAGAAACACATCAGCCAGGGTGCGCTTGTACATATCCTTGCCGTAGGTCTGGAGCGTGACTTCTTTGCCAAAGACCAGGGCTGCGGTCGCCTGCTTCGCCTTATTGCCGAACGCTTGGCCTTTCTCCGGGCAGTCGATGCCGTGGAGCCGGATGCGTTCAGGGTGTTGGTTGTGCAGAACCTCGATGGTGTCGCCGTCAAGGACGGAAGTAACGGGACCTGAAATCTCGGCTGCTGCGCATACAATTGAACCAAGCGCAAGAACAGTAAGACCAAATGTGGCTCTGCAAGCGAAGAACAGAGCCACAGCTCGATAATTTCTGGCAGACATTAGGTTAGGGCTTTGGCCATATACCATCCAAGGCGGCATTCAGCACTGCTTCCATTTGCTCCGATAAATCCCTCAAGGTCGCAATATATTCGCTTTGCCGAGTGGGGGGGGATTCGCTCGAAAAGATTCCAAGTTTTTGCGAGACTCTGGGCAAACTCGCGATGAATAATGCTCTCTCGGGGAAATGATGAAGGGTCAGAGGTCCTAGGATGATGATAGCGATCGAGGTAGTGAGCGTATGTCGGTTTTGTGTTCTCAAGGTTTAGGCTGAATATTGCTTTCTCAAGATGGTAGAGGATCGGACCTTCTGGACTTGTCCGGTGAGGCCACTTATATAACAGCACTGCGGCCAGAGCAGCTCCATATGGAATCAGCTCATACCTGGTTTCTCTGGCCAGTTCCTCTGTCATTGGCCGTCCACGAAAGAATCCGTCCCCCACATGCATCCTAATATACAATTTGCCCAGTTCATTAGATGACGACTTGAGAATGTCCCCCAGAACTGTTCCAAGCGCGAAGGCAACTCTCTTTTCATACTCGGAACTATCTTCCTCTGGTCCCATGACAGTTTCCTCTAGAGTCAACGGCCCTAGAACATTCTTACTTCTGCTTCGCCACCACCTGATCTTTGACCTTGTAATAGGTCGCAGAACTACGAACGAGTCTGTTGCACCACGTTCGGGCGACAGTTTATCAAGGAAGACTAGCGGGAGGCCAAAGCTCGTAGTGCCTTCCGTCGTGCCTGTACTGCCCGCTGAAATGCCCCCTGTTCGCCGTACCGCGTAATCGAAAACTTTCTAGTCTTGGCCTTGCCGCCCCCAATCGGCCATTGTGCAAGCCAATACTGTCGGTGACGAGGTCGCCCCCGGCCTGTCTCCATAGCGTCAATTCTTGTGACCCCTGAGATCCCGGACCGGTTGTTCTTCTTCTTGATCCGGCAGATTTCTCGCCGGGTCATTGGTCGCAGGCGGGCAATCAGCCAGTTTCGATACCTCTCTGCTACGGCAAGGGCCTTCCGCTTCCCGCCGTACACGTTGTCGGCAAAATGCCGATGGTAGACCC harbors:
- a CDS encoding thermonuclease family protein — translated: MALFFACRATFGLTVLALGSIVCAAAEISGPVTSVLDGDTIEVLHNQHPERIRLHGIDCPEKGQAFGNKAKQATAALVFGKEVTLQTYGKDMYKRTLADVFLPDGTNVNHELVKDGWCWWYRKYAPKDIELKTLEEQARQSKKGLWGERAPVPPWEWRRDARATR
- a CDS encoding AP2 domain-containing protein, coding for MKQIYRIDHEPSWTHSWFVTVQRRGRVYHRHFADNVYGGKRKALAVAERYRNWLIARLRPMTRREICRIKKKNNRSGISGVTRIDAMETGRGRPRHRQYWLAQWPIGGGKAKTRKFSITRYGEQGAFQRAVQARRKALRALASR